GTGCCCTCGTGGCCGATGTAGCACATGAGGTTCTGGGCGCGCATTTCTTCGGGCAGGCTGCTCATCAGATCGCCGGCCGGGGCGACTGATCGGCCTTCCTGGAAGATGTCCACGTCATCACTGCGCCCTTTCCTTGAGCGCTCGTCGACGTTTTCATTCAAGTAGAACAGGTTCGGCGGAATCACTTTGCGCAGGTAGTCGTGCCACTCGGGCGGGCAGTCCATGTCTTTGAGGTAGAGTCGCTGTCGGCGCTCATCGCGAAAGTTGGTCGGGGTCCACTGGTTTGTTAGAGTCTTCATGGAGCGCAGGTAGTGGCCGATCGTCATGGGCATGTCAGTCTGCCCGCCAAGGTCGCGGACGTTTTCCGCTGTGACGTGCCTGGTTAGTGGGCAAGCAGAGGGACAAGCAGAGGAGGCAGAGTGGATGGGGACCAACGCTTCTTGTTGTAGGTAGCCTCGAGCCATTCTACGCCGAAGAGCGACTTGGGCAGCCGATCGTTCCATTTCTCGATGACCAGCGGCTTGCCGCCATGAACGACATGAAGGAACACCAGCTTCTCGAATTCTTGAGGGCCGATGTTGCGGATCTGGGCTGCAGAGATGCGCAAGACCCAGTGGAAGTTCGGGGTCCTCTCGACGAGCGCATGCAAGTCGAGATCGGGCGGGATCGGGTCGAATTTCGCCTGGGGATGCTGAGCAACAGGAGGCATCGCGACGACCAGTGCGAGGCGCGAAAGCCTCGACGAATTTCAATGGCGCAGAAATTCAATGGCGCAGACACACCGAATGACACCTTCTGGATCGGAGGCACCAGCTACATGACACCGGGGTGCGCGCGATGCAACACGTGGCGCGGTCCGGCGATGGCGCAAGATGGAGTTGTCGCGGGAATCGCGATGGATGGCTGCAGAACCGCGTCTGGAGGATGGATACCTTGACTATCGCCGAGTGGGATTGGCGATTGAAAGACAGCCGAGAGCTTGTGCAGTGGTGGGGCATGCCTGACTGACCAATCATAAATGCTGTGGCTGCTAGCTTGTTCCGGACAGCTTCGCTGTGGCGCTCAAATTTATTGAGGCGGCTCAGCCGCAGAACATGCAAGGAATGCGAGACAGATTCAAAGTCTAGATTTGAGCAACTGAGCTTTTCTGAACATTAGAAGATGGGACAAGTATGAGTTGTTGATCGTCTTTTCAGGCCGGAAGACGTTCATTGCTATGAGTCGAAATTTGGAAAAGTGACCCTGGTGACCGAGGTGGGTGGCTGCACCGGTGCAGCCGGTAATTTATCGTACCTTATTGCTTGAAGAAGAACTCGCTGCTAAAGTTCTCAAGTAGTTCAAGAAGCTGAGGGTGCGATGTCCGGCTGCCGAGTGCTCCCCCGGCTGCCGCTTCGGCGCGCCTTTTCCCACACGGCCAAACACAGCAAGCCATGGCTGCCGACTGGAGCATACCAGAGCCTCTCGAGTCCCCGCGGGCGAGCTCTTGAGACTTACACACGCCCCTCAGCCTCCGTCCGCTCCCTCGTTGCCTACCACGCAACCACCAAGCTTCAGCTTCTCTCAACAGCCACCGACCCCAAcacctccacctccgcctTGCCGGCCCCTGCTCCCTACACCCCTCCGCAGACCGGCCTGCTCTCCCGCCTCCCGCGCTCGTGGGTGCCCTACGCCGAGCTGATCCGCCTCGACAAGCCGGCGGGCTCCTACTACCTCTTCTTCCCGTGCGTCTTCtcgacgctgctggccgcgccGCTCGCGAGCcccgtggcggcgccggcggccgtgctcggcacgtccctcctcttcctggcgggcgccgtcgtcatgcgcggcgccggctgcaCCATCAACGACCTGTGGGACCGCAACCTGGACCCGCACGTGGCGCGCacgcggctgcggccgatCGCGCGGGGCGCCGTGACCCCCCGGAAcggcgtcgtcttcgccggcgcccagctgctcgtcggcctggccgtgctgctgcagttcccgcccgcctgcttcttctacgcgacgccgagcctgctgctcgtcgcGATCTACCCGCTGGCGAAGCGCGTGACCTACTACCCGCAGTTCGTGCTGGGGCTGACCTTCTCGTGGGGCGCCATCATGGGCTTCCCCGCGCTCGGCGTGGATCTGCTGGCCAACGgagcggcgctggcggcggccgggctgctgTACTCGTCCAACGTGGCATGGACGGTGCTGTACGATATGATCTATGCGCACATGGACATCAAGGACGATGCCAAGGCGGGCATCAAGAGCATTGCGCTGAAGCACGACAAGGAGACGAAGCAGGTTCTCACGGGGCTGGCGCTCGCACaggtggcgctgctggctggGGCGGGCATTGCGGCCGGAGCCGGGCCGGCCTTCTTCATCGGCAGTTGCGGAGGCGCCCTCGCCACGCTGGGCATCATGATCAAGAGGGTCAACCTGAAGAGCGTGAAGGACTGTTGGTGGTGGTTTGTCAACGGGTGCTGGATCACAGGAGGCGTCATCAGCCTGGGGCTGGCGGCTGACTACGTCGTACGCTATGTCGAGCGAGACGAGCGAGACGAGCCAGATGGCGAGGCGTCAACGTGATGCATTGGGCTCGTCTGTTGGGGGGCGTGTATGTATGATAGATGCCTGTACCATACTGTGCAAACGCTTCGTATAGACCCAGCTCCAGGGCTCGATGCTGAACGACAACCATCATCACATGACGCCTTTCCCAAACATGAACGGTTTGCTGTTTCGGCTTGATGATCTCGTAATTTTTCAGACCATGTCTACCGCAAGTGCCCAGATTCCCCGACCTGGTGATGGAATGCCGATGTAAAAAAAGCCTCGCAGACTCCGCATGCCAAACCGTGCCATTTTCCGTGCGCCGCGTATTTATGATCTcggcttctccttcttctccttccaGAGAGCGAGCAAACCGACGCCAGAGACCTTGACAACTGGGCGGAGTCAGCAGCCGTTGGAGCCGGCAGGCACACAAAAGAGACCTACCCTTGAAGCGCACACCCGGAATATCACCCTTCGCCTTGCCCTTGCGACCGAAACCAGCGAGGAGCACCTCGTCGTTCTCGTCGACGAAGTTCAAGCAACCATCGTTGGGAACTGCAACAAATCATCAGCCCCAATTCATATTACATCCAAACGACCCAAGATTTCGATTCCTTGGTCCTCTCGTCGATGGGTAGGGGTTGTCGTACCGAAAGCAGTGACCTTCTTGCCGTTCTTGATGAGCTGAACCCTCACACACTTCCGAATAGCCTGCAGCACCGCCGATTAGCCGCCACGTCGCGCAGAGATTCGAAATGGAGAATCGTCATGGGGTGTAGACGTACGGAGTTGGGCTGCTTGGCTTCGACGCCGACCTTCTCAAGGACGATGCCCTTGGCGTGGGACGAGCCACCGAACGGGCTATCCTCGCGTTAGCTGCCTTCCGTGATCGATTGAAACGTCGTCTCCGGTTGCTGCGCACCTGGACTTGTAAGCAGTGCCGAGGGCACGCTTCTTGTAAGACAAATCGGCCCACCGCTGCTCGCGGCGGTTGTTGCGCAGCTTGCGGGCCGCGTTGAGGCCACGGGGCTTTCCACCAGACATGTTTGCTGCGGGAAGCACACTGTTAGAGAGAATGGCTCCAAAAGGCGTCCACGGAAAATTCAATGGCGATGGTCGCCGGACAGAGGGGTGACATACCGATTTGTCAATGATCGCAGACTCGGGCGTCCAGTTCGTGATGCGGGAACGTCGCTTCGCGGAGACCGATTTTTTTGGCAGTCAGCCGAGTTTCGTTGTAGGGCGAGAAAACCCTAGCCTCTCGATTGGGCAAAACATCCCGCGAAGACCCACCATTGTGGCTGAAAGGGACAAGGGCTTGGTCCGTGCACAACCAGGCTTACGGAGAACAGCATAACGTTATGCAACCCCTTCATTTGCATGTAGCCCTTTCAGTTGCATACCCATTCGTTAAGTACGAGTTAACCCGACTCTCACACCTCACTTCACAAGCGGCACTCGCTCAAACCAACCTCGTCGATCGCAACCCTCAGCTGCACTCCCTCCACTTACCAAAATGTAACCGCCATGTCTCACCTCCTAAAAGGCAAAGCATCATCCCGCGACCCGCCACCGAGCCTACCCCAACGTCCCACCTCACGCTCCGCCTCCCATGCCTCTCTCCCGGGCGCCTTGCCGGGGTCCGCACCCCAACCCTCCACCAGCGCACTCACCTCCCCAACCATGCGCACCACTCCCACGGTAGgcggagcaggagcaggaacaggagcaggcgcagtaggaggaggaggaggcggcggcagcctaACCGTCCCCATGCCGCTGACCATGCCGGCGACGCTGCCCTCCTCCCTTCCGCGGCGGGAATCGACGCGCGCGACGGACCGCACCGACGCGCTGTGGGCCGAGATGCAGGCGACGctcgaggcggtcgagctgTCCAGCTCCGAGCGCCCCgggggcgcggcgcgcgtgTTCGGCCCGGACCACGAGCGCAAGCTGGAGCAGCTGCGGGCGGCCCAGatcgcgctcgcgcaggcgTGGGCGCGGAGCGAGGCGGATGAGGCGATCGAGActaccgctgctgctggcggtgggCTGGGAGTTGCCGGTGGGGGGGCTGGGGAGTTGCCGGTGTCGGAAGGGAGGAGCGTGGCGACGGATGCGGGAGGGGCGGGGGCCGGGGCGAGGAGTACGATGGGCACAGgcagcgctgctgctgctgctgctgctgccgctgccgctgctgctagGCCGAGTAGTAGTGGAGTTGGGATGGGCGGTGGGCAGCAGGAGAGGCTGGGGGCAGAAACGGAGGAGGAGACCGAGGTGGATATCTTGCTGGCGAGGAAGCGGCGGGAGGCGAATGACCGGTATTTTCAGCAGGTCAGTCAGGGGGTCCTAGATGTGGTTGCGAAGTTGGAGGACGTGGCCGTCGCCATGCGGGCGGTTGAGCAGGAGAGCAAGGAACTTTGGGGAGAGGAGCATGAGAGTGCTCCTGGGAGCGCAAAGGCGTAGGTCAACTAACGCAGCTCGGTTTTGGAGGTTGCAGAGTACATGGGGGTCTAGCATTGCTATGGCGTTTCGGGAAACAAGGGATGCATAGAAACTTGTTAATCAGACTGCCTCATTCGCAGGAGATCGTCAGGAATATTTCTTTTTGGAAAGATCGAAGAGGAAAGAAGAGGCACTTGAACCACAGCGCTGAGCCCACCAAACTGCTGGGGAGGCATCATGAGCCGGCACGGTCAGCCAGGGACGCGGCTTCTCGGATACCTCACACAATCCCCCCTGGCACAGCCAGTCGCCATCTGTCCTACTGTGGAATCTGTTCTACGGCTGCCATGCGGCGTACCGAGGCTCTCCCGGACACGCCAATTCGAGTCGCCGCTCAAAGCTCTGCACAAGATGGAGCTTGCACACCCCGACGCGCTGTGGGTCGCCCAGGCCAGGGCCCCCGCTTGCAAGGCATTCATCCGGTTTGCCGCTCGGCTATCTTGTGATTCGCAGCATTCCCGATGTCCGGAGTAACTACACTCAACTCCCAAGGAAAGCTGCCTCAACGGCCGGAAGCGCCATGCGTGGGAGGGTTGAGTGGCGCAAGCTCCATTGACGAATTCGGAAGCCGTGATGTGAGGAGGAAGGATGTCACGGGGAAACTTACAACAGTGTGAAGGTTCAGATACATGTGATGGTGGGCTAGTAACATTACTGTGTTCGATTACCCTGTGCGAGATCCAATGATAGCAGACCCAGGAGCCATTGACCTGGAGTTACTGTTAGAAGGAGCAATGCGTTGGATTGCTCCGTAAGCCCGTCGGATGCAACTTCGTGGCAGTTCGTCTAGTGTAAATCCCAACCCATTGCGGGTTGAGCCTGCCAGTTAGGTGGTTAGCGCTGTTCCCTGCAACCCACATCCCCTGTTACAGTGCCTACTCACCCGCGCCGCCACTGCGAACGCGCCAAAAAAATCGCCTGCCGTTGCAGCTCAAGCATCCCATCAAAATTTCGGAAGCCAGCCTCCTGATCCTTTGACGACTCTGCCGCACCCCAGGCGACCTTTGGTCAATTGCGCTTCCGCCCCTTCTCCTAGCTCCGCCCCCGTCTTCCCCGGACCCAGCGTTTGGCCGATTTGCTTCTCCAAAGCCAGAACTCGCAGCCGATACCGGACAAGATGGGCTACCTCGACGACGAAATCAAGCGCCTCCAGGGCATCGTCAGCAACCTCGAGGAGCGGGTCAAAGCCCTGGAGGGCAGGCAATTAGGCGGCGGCCAGAAGAAGACGGCGGAGGAGATTCGCATGATTCTGATCGGCCCTCCCGGCGCTGGTACGTGCAGGCTAGCTGTCCAGAACACCGCGGGCGCATCAAACAGACACAGGGTAACCGGAGGGTAACCGGCGCGCTCACACGGCACAGGCAAGGGAACGCAAGCGCCCAAGATCAAGGAGAAGTTCAACTGCTGCCATCTGGTAAGTCAATTGGCCCGGAAACGAGCAGCAGAAGGCCGTGTTGGTTCACTAACGTGCTGCTTTCTTGCGCCAACCAGGCCACCGGTGACATGCTGCGGTCCCAGGTTGCCAAGAAGACCCCCCTCGGCCGGGAAGCCAAGAAGATCATGGACGCGGGCGGTCTGGTGAGCGACGACATCGTCATCGGCATGAtcaaggaggagctggacAACAACAAGGAGTGCAAGGGCGGGTACGCTGCTTGGGGTTCCGGTGGCCCGATCCCGTGGCCCGAACAGACCGAAGATATGTGTGCGCTAACTCCGTGTGACCGTTTCTAGCTTCATCCTCGACGGCTTCCCCCGCACCGTCCCGCAAGCCGAGGGCCTGGACAAGATGCTGCGCGAGCGCAACCAGGCGCTGCAGCACGCCGTGGAGCTCCAGATCGACGACGAACTGCTGGTCTCGCGCATCACGGGCCGCCTGATCCACCCGGCCAGCGGGCGCAGCTACCACACCACCTTCAACCCGCCCAAGGTGCCCATGACGGACGACATCACGGGCGAGCCGCTGATCCAGCGCAGCGACGACAACGCCGAGGCCCTCAAGAAGCGCCTGGCCACCTACCACAAGCAAACCGCCCCCGTCGTTGACTACTACAAGAAGACGGGCATCTGGAAGGCCGTCGATGCCGCCCAGGAGCCCGGCCAGGTCTGGAAGAGCCTGCTGGCCATCTTCGACGGCgacaaggccaaggccagcagcgccggcagcggcatccTCAGCAAGCTCGCGCCCAGCTCCTAGAtgggcggcgcaggcgcggccCAGGCTGGGAACAGAAGTTGGTGGTCCGAGGCGGTGaagacggacgaggaggtgAGGCGGAGGCAACTCGACATGCTGCTCTAGTTCGGCCGCGGTTGAATCGCGCAAACGGTCTGGACTGGCTTCCGGCGAAGTCCTTCTCCTGCCTGCCCCCTCTCGGGGCCCTGGGAATGAAGGAAAGGGGGCGCATCTGGAGTCGAACGGCTTTGCTTTTTGTCGTCCATCAGCATCTGACCAGCGGACTTGCCTGTTGCGTGCCACTGGAGGGAGTTCGAGGGATAATCAACTTATTACGCGGTAACAGTTTGGGCGGCTTCCTGAAAGGGTGGCTTGGATGGCGAGGCTTGTGCGATAGAAGCCCTGTACTTACTACCATGTAGAATTGCCACAACTGCCTACAAGCTGCTACCGCTTATAGAGGTCACTGCTGCATAGTGTGAACTCCCACCATATCCTGGACACCTTAATCCACCCCCAGCGTGTGTATGTTATTCGCTGAGTGCACTCGTCTTTTGATCCCTTCATGCAAACGTACACCCGTCAACCACACACAGGCAATGATCTATTCAAGGGGTATATAGTTAGAAGCAGGATGTATGTTTGAATCGAGCCACACACCACGGCAACCGACAGAACCGAAGACGAACAAATGGAAGTGAACCCCCCTATCCATCACCACCACACCGTCTCCTCGAGGCCATTCGTCGCCGAAGGGGCCGGGTATTTCAGAAAGcgagaaaaaaaataaaaaagaaaaaaagaaaaaaggcGAATCACGCCAGGCCCGACAAGGAACCCGCAAACAACAAGCATGCCATCCTCCCCCTTCAATCCCAGTTCACAATATACGAAGGTAAGCCCACCCTGAGAGCAAAGTATGCTCACTCGCGCATACGATATGCTGTACGTGGAGCAACACCCACGTCACGCACAGCAGCACCCAGAACGGCCGCCTTGTTTCGCtgttggtgctgctgctgctggcgcaaccgccaccaccaccacctaccagcagcagcccggccggCATCCAcccacaccaccaccaaaacGGCAACAACATACAACAGCAGGACGCCGAAAAAAGCCAAAGCCGCCCAGCGGCGGGCCGCgcagagcagcagcaagacagcggaggaggaggagcagccgGGGAGTGGGGACGGGGGGCTGGCTACCTCCTGGGCGTGGCGTTGACCATCTGGCGCTGCTTGTTGAGCCAGCTGCGGGGCGTgtcgtggcggcgctgcagcacgACGTGGTTGCTCTGCAGGCGGCTGGTGAGGTCGTACCAGGCGGTGGTGATCATGGCGTTCTCGCGCTGCAGGTTCTTGATGATCTGGTCGCTGGCGGCCTGTACCAGTAGCGAAGGGGGGAAAGAAAAATGGTTAGTTAGGTTTTCATCGAGTATAATCGCCAGCGAATGACGTTTGTATAAGGAGTCGAGGGCAGGTAGTAAGTGGAGATGGGAGAAAGTAAATATTTCATGTCCCTGTGCCTGAGCGAGGCAGTTCACACGCGAATTTCACACGCGAATTTCACCGTACGCTGCGATCATGTACGAGAGGGAAAGGAAGACAGTGTGGGATATGTAGCAAATGGAATTGGGAAGAACTAAAACGTACCTTTTGAGCCGCATACGCACCACCGCTCTCAGCAAGCTTGAGGCGTCGCTGGAGGTCATACTTCTCCTGCTCTGACTTCTCCAGTTGCTGGATGGAAGCAAGAACGAAAATCGTCAGCAGTCCGAACTGAACAAACAGAAAACCAGACAACCCGAATCAAAACTGAAAAGGTCGACTTCAATCTGAGGGCATGGGCCCTGGAAACCAGGGGGAAGAGGAATGACTAGAAGGATTTGCCCAGAAGTCTGGCAAACCACTTCCTTTTCATCGTCGCCAACTTCGCCTGTTCAGGTTTTTGAGACCCAACATGAAGGAGGTTTGTGGCCGCCTCCCTCggcttctcggcctcggcgggaACGCCCAAAAACGAGGCCATATAAGGGGAATCGATCCTCGGCCCAGGGGCATGACTCACCTCCATCTTCACCCTCAGCGCGGTCTTGAGCTTCTCGATCTTCTCGGCATCTTccttcttgcccttggccggttgctgttgctgtgcCTCctcccggcccgccgcggccgaagTCAGCGCGTCGTCCAGCTTCTTCTGGATCTTGTCCTTGGACACGAGCGCGCCCATGAGCTGCTCCTTCATCTGGTCGAGCTCGAACGTGCGCTGCGTGAGCTGCCGCCGCgtggcctcgagctcggtgCGCAGCGACTCTGAGATGAGCTCGTCGGACGACttgagcgcggccagcgcggccgtcTGTTCCTGTCCGATGGCGTCCACTGCAGCATGAACGCCCAGGTCAGCAAGGTCCTCGATGTGGGGGTTTTCGTTGTGACTGGCGTGATCGAGTAACATACGCTCTGTCTTGAGGCggagcagctcgcgctcgcggtcggcgccgtcgcgctcgagctcctgCGCGCGCTTGCGCAGCTTCTCGAGTTCGCGCGTCGCGGCGAGCAGGTCTCGGCGCATGTTGACAAAGGCAGCGTCCCTGAAGTAACCCGGCATTAGCAAACTGAAGTGGTCCACGGCGAGCAAGGCGTCGACAGCGCGGACTAACCCTTCGCCGGTGGCGTTGTTGATGAGCGCGTTGATCTGCTCCTGCGCCACGGCGTGTTTCTCCATGGCTTCGGTGCATTGGAGGCGGTAGTGCTCGACCTTCTGGTTAGCGCTCTCGAGCTCGCTGCGCAGCCTCTCGTTCTCGGATGCCACGGCCATGTTGTTGCGAAGCAGGCCGTTCTCGGCCTTGAGGCGCTGGACTTCAAGGCGCAGGGCAACGGCCGGATCAGCTGTGGTCTCGAGCTCCTGTTCGAGGTTGAACTTGGCAGTGCTCGCACCGGGGCTGTCGGAGCCGGACTGGACGACGTCGCCCAGCTGGAGTTGCTCCTGGAGTTCCCTGATGGTGCTCTCGTCCAGTTGGCGTTTCGACTCGAGGTACTCGACCTTTCTCTTGAGCTCTTCGTTCGCGTCTTGCAGGACATTCTTGGACTGCAGCGTGTAGATGATCTCCTGCTCGTTGGTGGTCAAGAGCTTGACCTTCTCCTCAATCTCCTTCTGCAGCCTCCGGTTCTGCGCCTTGACCTCGTCGAAGGTCTTCAGgtcctgctcgagctgctggatcTGCTCATCCAGGGCCCGGTTGCGCTGCTGTATGATTGTCAGGTCCTGGGCTTTCTTCTTGTAGTTCTCCAAGCCCTtgatctgctgctgctgctgcttcgtCTCGTGTTCGAGCACCGTGACCTTGTCTTCGAGGTCCTTTAGCCGCTGGGCCTTGGCCCGCAGGCTCTcgttctccttctcgagccTCGTCGAGCGCATGGTTTCCTTCTCCAGTAGGTCCTCCAGCCGGTCAATCTCAGCCATCTTTTCGCGAATCTCGTTGCGCAGGTCCCGGATGGCGGACGTCACGTCAGAGCCCCTAGTCCGCTTGAGGGACGCCAGCTCGTCTTGGGCGGCCTTCAGGTCGTCCGACAGGGCCTGGCGTGACACGGCAAGCTTGTCGAGCCGTGATTGCAGATCAGCATTTTGCCTCTTGAGGATTTCAACCTTGGCCTTCATCTGTTCCAGCTCTTCGGACATCAGCTCCGGATCTCTGACGGCGTGGATGTCGACGCCCAGGTCGGCGTCCCCGTCCTCTGCCAGCCAGGGGTCCCCTGCCGTTTgctccttgtcctccttcAACTGCGTCTTCTGGCTGATGATCTTGGCGACCTCGGTCTGGGTGGACTGGTCGAGCATCATGACCTTGGGCACGTACGTCGTCGAGAGGGATCCCATGCAGGCGGCCGTGACGAAGGCGGTGAGGAACTCGCACAGCGCATTATCGGTCGGGTTCTCGGCAATGGCGCGGAACTCGGAGGGTGAAGGGGCGAGCAGCGGGTTGTCGGTGCGCAGGAACCTGGCCAGGCCTCGGTAGACTGTCTCGAGGTTCTGCCTGCTGTCGTGCTCCGAGGTTGGGTTCTGGACAAGCCGGGATGAGTGGAATTCGGGCGCGAGCATCTGCTCGAGGATCTGGCCCAGGATGATGCCGTCGCGGAGATCCTGCAGCGTCTCGGCCTTGCGCCGAGTCTCGAACGAGTTGACCCATTTCAGGAGGGCCGCCTGAGTGAGCGGGCCGTACTGCGTCATGGTCGCGGGGATCGATCGAGTCTCGTAGAGTACAGTTCAAAGGCTGGTGCAGGAAAAGGCAGAGAGGAACGTCGCCGATCAGGGTCAACGTTATAAGGTTCTCCGAATATCCAGGCCAGAACTCGACAATTTATTGGAAATTGTCCCAAGACACATTGTTGCAAGGACAAAGGAGGGATCAAAGGAACCGTTCTGGAGTCGCTGGCTCAGTCAGGACTCTCGCGTTTCAGCATCGTGCGGGCTGCACATGCCCGCCAGAAAGGCATTGTTCACCAGCTACGGGGACAGAATACGGAATACCTTCCACATCGAGATTGCGGGCTTGGGCTTTGGAGTGGACCCCACCTCATCAAGCAACACTGGGGTCGGGCCTTGGGGGCAGCAGCTCTGGCCCTGCCGATTGGCTGCGGAGACAGGGTGCCTGGGTGTCCTGTCATGCACCACATCGAG
The nucleotide sequence above comes from Thermothielavioides terrestris NRRL 8126 chromosome 6, complete sequence. Encoded proteins:
- a CDS encoding 40S ribosomal protein S23; translation: MSGGKPRGLNAARKLRNNRREQRWADLSYKKRALGTAYKSSPFGGSSHAKGIVLEKVGVEAKQPNSAIRKCVRVQLIKNGKKVTAFVPNDGCLNFVDENDEVLLAGFGRKGKAKGDIPGVRFKVVKVSGVGLLALWKEKKEKPRS